The Chryseobacterium shigense genome segment GCTCTTCCTCATACACTTCCGGCCATTCTATGATGCATAAAAAAGCATTATCGAGGTATTCTTCGATGCCAATGTCATATACTTCTTCAATATTTTTTAGGCGGTAGAGGTCAAAATGATAGATTTTTCCCTTCGGTGTATTGTATTCGTTCACAATAGAGTAAGTAGGTGAGTTCACTTCATCATCACTTCCGAGATTTTTAAGGAGAAACTGCGTGAAAGTGGTTTTCCCTGCACCAAGGTTTCCTTTTAAAAGAAGGATATTATGTTTTAAGCCCGGAAGTATGTTAT includes the following:
- the tsaE gene encoding tRNA (adenosine(37)-N6)-threonylcarbamoyltransferase complex ATPase subunit type 1 TsaE, translated to MQFIINRIEDWQEIVNNILPGLKHNILLLKGNLGAGKTTFTQFLLKNLGSDDEVNSPTYSIVNEYNTPKGKIYHFDLYRLKNIEEVYDIGIEEYLDNAFLCIIEWPEVYEEELYGLNYHTMSIVNTGDEREVSFE